The Candidatus Kaelpia imicola genome contains a region encoding:
- a CDS encoding type II secretion system protein GspG: MKKRLSSFTLMELIVVMSVIIVLGGILLPQVNRVITEARTSKAKAELEHIKAAMLAYKEDTGELPPKAATFTESSITAAIINALLSTDSATGWDGPYLDKSVLTDPWEEDYIYADNDGTANYPISYLLSKGSDKTKDISNPHLTTASGADDDIYVVVYNDGD; the protein is encoded by the coding sequence ATGAAGAAGAGGTTGAGTTCTTTTACCCTGATGGAGCTGATAGTTGTCATGTCTGTTATAATTGTCTTAGGCGGTATATTACTTCCTCAGGTTAATCGCGTAATAACGGAGGCAAGAACATCGAAAGCGAAGGCAGAGTTAGAGCATATAAAGGCTGCTATGCTGGCTTATAAGGAAGATACCGGGGAGCTTCCTCCTAAGGCAGCCACATTTACTGAGAGCTCTATTACTGCAGCTATTATAAATGCTCTCCTGAGTACTGATAGTGCCACAGGATGGGACGGACCCTATCTTGATAAATCGGTTCTGACTGATCCCTGGGAAGAAGACTATATATATGCCGATAATGACGGGACAGCAAATTATCCGATTTCTTATCTTCTCTCTAAAGGCTCAGATAAGACTAAAGATATATCAAATCCTCATCTAACAACTGCTTCGGGAGCGGATGATGATATCTATGTTGTTGTCTATAACGATGGAGATTAA
- a CDS encoding type II secretion system protein GspG translates to MMKLKKNKTGFTLAEIVAILVILSLLSGVITPQIVKTIKKGRDARRIADIDSLASALQIYHLDNTVYPTAAAWTYSTGAFLGDLTTGNYITQTIEDPKNDATYKYAYIRVAGDDPYAVIGCTKFEQLASMGGTVEAITLYYYKKLYEK, encoded by the coding sequence ATGATGAAACTGAAAAAGAATAAAACAGGTTTTACCCTTGCGGAGATAGTTGCAATTCTCGTTATTCTGAGTCTCTTATCAGGTGTTATTACGCCTCAGATAGTCAAGACCATTAAAAAAGGAAGAGATGCCAGGCGTATAGCGGATATTGATAGTCTTGCCTCGGCTCTTCAGATTTACCATCTGGATAATACCGTCTATCCTACTGCTGCAGCCTGGACTTACTCAACAGGTGCTTTTTTAGGGGATCTTACAACGGGTAACTATATAACTCAGACTATAGAAGACCCCAAGAATGATGCTACTTATAAGTATGCCTATATAAGGGTAGCAGGAGATGACCCCTATGCTGTAATAGGCTGTACTAAGTTTGAGCAGCTCGCTTCTATGGGCGGAACGGTTGAAGCCATAACTCTATATTATTACAAAAAGCTCTATGAAAAGTAG
- a CDS encoding prepilin-type N-terminal cleavage/methylation domain-containing protein: MKTSKRGWTLIELVMVIVVISILASIAIIKINDVMQAGKVAAAVSDINIIKRALMSYFGDNIAFPSDAAAGADPGLAPDYIDSWPAENPWEGEYEYNYGTYADFNFDGTAGNEVYLSINKGSDNLTSETCTEVDNLLDDGTTTTGKVRSDGSTYIYIYVSEG; encoded by the coding sequence ATGAAGACTTCAAAAAGAGGCTGGACTTTGATTGAGCTTGTTATGGTTATAGTGGTTATATCCATTTTAGCTTCAATAGCTATTATTAAGATAAATGATGTTATGCAGGCAGGTAAGGTTGCTGCCGCGGTCTCTGATATAAATATAATAAAGAGAGCTCTTATGAGTTATTTCGGTGACAATATTGCTTTTCCTTCTGATGCTGCTGCCGGAGCTGATCCCGGTTTAGCCCCGGACTACATAGACTCCTGGCCGGCTGAGAATCCCTGGGAAGGAGAGTATGAGTATAACTACGGGACCTATGCCGATTTTAATTTTGACGGTACAGCGGGCAATGAAGTCTATCTCTCTATAAATAAAGGAAGTGATAATTTGACATCTGAGACATGTACAGAGGTTGATAATCTTTTGGATGATGGTACGACTACAACCGGTAAGGTCAGATCCGATGGGTCAACCTATATCTATATCTATGTTTCAGAGGGCTAG
- a CDS encoding type II secretion system F family protein, whose translation MPTYIYKAIDANGKYSKGKLKVSSESEVESIISQQGRTLISVQEAAKKQQFFSSAKKVSKIKNSSLISFTYQLGTYVDSGVPLLSSLYDLSKTPEDPYLSSVVSDLYSMIEKGFSFEESLKSYPKIFDNLYVGAIRSGETTGNLAEVLKYLSHYLEWKAAIKSQVIQAMIYPVVLLVAIGGAIIILVTFVFPKFVSIFEGMNIDIPITTKMLMILSKTVRSQWKVLIVGSTAAFIAFKAYLKTQQGGLLFDRLKFKLPIFGTLLNKVAVSRFTHTFSMALRSGIDVIRALDLCIKVVGNKVLELDISSIRDKVNIGENLANAFKESHGFPPLVTRMISVGESSGTLEETVRKVSEYYDSEVPKTISRVFSLMEPLLLVIMGLGVGFVAFSIFVPMFSMVNVVKAH comes from the coding sequence ATGCCTACATATATATATAAAGCGATAGATGCTAACGGTAAATATTCCAAAGGTAAACTTAAGGTATCGAGTGAGTCTGAAGTAGAGAGCATAATCTCTCAGCAGGGCCGGACGCTTATAAGTGTCCAGGAAGCAGCTAAGAAGCAGCAGTTTTTCTCTTCGGCAAAAAAGGTATCCAAGATAAAGAATAGTTCCCTGATCAGTTTTACCTATCAGCTGGGGACATATGTTGATAGCGGTGTGCCGCTCTTAAGCTCGTTATATGATCTCTCTAAGACCCCCGAGGATCCCTACCTAAGCAGCGTGGTCTCTGATCTCTACTCTATGATAGAGAAGGGTTTCTCTTTTGAAGAATCTTTGAAGTCTTATCCTAAGATATTCGACAATCTATATGTAGGGGCTATAAGAAGCGGTGAGACAACAGGTAATCTGGCTGAAGTCTTAAAATATCTCTCTCATTATCTGGAGTGGAAGGCTGCGATAAAATCTCAGGTGATACAGGCTATGATCTATCCGGTTGTTCTTCTGGTTGCTATAGGAGGTGCTATAATAATTTTGGTTACGTTTGTGTTTCCCAAGTTTGTCAGCATATTTGAAGGCATGAATATAGATATACCTATCACAACCAAGATGTTAATGATATTGAGCAAGACTGTCCGTTCTCAATGGAAGGTCCTTATTGTAGGCTCTACTGCCGCTTTCATTGCTTTTAAGGCCTATCTCAAAACTCAGCAGGGAGGGTTATTATTTGATAGATTGAAGTTTAAGCTGCCTATATTCGGGACACTGCTTAATAAAGTTGCTGTATCCCGTTTTACTCATACTTTCTCAATGGCTTTAAGGAGCGGTATTGATGTTATAAGAGCATTGGATCTATGCATCAAGGTTGTAGGTAATAAGGTCTTGGAACTGGATATATCCTCAATAAGAGATAAAGTTAATATAGGGGAGAACCTGGCTAATGCTTTTAAAGAGAGTCATGGGTTCCCTCCTCTGGTTACAAGGATGATCTCAGTCGGTGAGAGTTCCGGTACGCTGGAGGAGACGGTACGTAAGGTATCTGAATATTACGATAGCGAGGTTCCTAAAACTATAAGCAGAGTCTTCTCTTTGATGGAGCCGCTGCTCTTAGTTATTATGGGTCTGGGTGTAGGCTTTGTAGCTTTTTCAATATTTGTTCCGATGTTCAGTATGGTTAATGTCGTTAAGGCACATTAA
- a CDS encoding LamG domain-containing protein, whose product MVLSLSQNYRYKISSTLSREQGVTFVSAVILVAVMSLSIWASLVLSDVILKAKSVGTTESEMEIIAEGLLNFYRDCDQFITDTGVLSTDFLDLETQPLAPRFEGTPSLQSYRQSAWDGPYVRGGYDEDKDGDTVDFIQEYFKDAWNKTYIYDYTAGATSATITSYGLNRATGGGDDIVVTVTADGVVEEKIRKTKEELAYINARKEELETRYDNAGETWPPVGFDIDSLFSTYGCDTTGLVSHWKMDEAVWSGVANEVVDSVGTNHGTGQPTGASYTGPTTVFTGKLGRCGSFDGTDDYVNSINVDSWIRTVNDITVTGWYYHNADTNGAPWYILTNTSPIGSADGFWWHIKYTGNIFYLRTEDNVNGESDGTGTPFVSENTWYHIATVVGEDKFHVYVNGDIYWAWTPNNDFSWANINSDTAYFGIGRSYNIGSDCKLDEVRIWSRPLTPADIFQEYLRGPYLTDWAYKYDEWQSEYAWDSGDDVFYSFGPDRVTGSADDIYQSE is encoded by the coding sequence ATGGTTCTATCTCTGTCTCAAAATTATCGTTACAAGATCAGCTCTACTCTATCGAGAGAGCAGGGTGTCACTTTCGTCTCAGCTGTTATCCTGGTTGCTGTAATGTCGCTCTCTATCTGGGCATCCCTGGTATTGAGCGATGTAATACTTAAGGCCAAGAGCGTCGGCACCACAGAAAGCGAGATGGAGATAATAGCCGAAGGCCTTTTAAATTTCTATAGAGATTGCGATCAATTTATAACTGATACAGGAGTGCTTTCAACAGATTTCCTCGATTTAGAGACTCAGCCTCTGGCACCCCGTTTTGAGGGTACTCCATCTTTGCAGAGTTACAGGCAGAGTGCCTGGGACGGCCCCTATGTTAGAGGGGGTTACGATGAAGATAAGGATGGAGATACGGTTGATTTTATACAGGAGTATTTTAAAGATGCCTGGAATAAGACCTATATCTATGATTATACTGCCGGGGCTACTTCGGCTACTATTACAAGCTATGGTTTAAACCGTGCAACTGGTGGAGGAGATGATATAGTGGTAACAGTTACTGCAGATGGCGTGGTAGAGGAGAAGATAAGAAAGACAAAAGAAGAGCTGGCTTATATAAATGCCAGAAAAGAAGAGTTAGAGACAAGGTATGATAATGCCGGTGAGACCTGGCCTCCTGTAGGTTTTGATATTGATAGTCTATTCAGTACTTACGGATGTGATACCACAGGTCTTGTGAGTCATTGGAAGATGGATGAGGCAGTTTGGTCAGGAGTAGCTAATGAGGTAGTAGATTCAGTAGGCACTAATCATGGAACAGGACAGCCCACAGGTGCTTCTTATACCGGGCCCACAACAGTTTTTACAGGTAAGCTTGGCAGATGTGGCAGTTTTGATGGCACTGATGATTATGTAAATTCTATTAATGTTGATTCTTGGATTAGAACTGTCAATGATATAACTGTAACTGGATGGTATTATCATAATGCTGATACTAATGGTGCTCCTTGGTATATACTAACAAATACCTCTCCTATAGGTTCTGCGGATGGTTTTTGGTGGCATATAAAGTATACAGGGAATATTTTTTATTTAAGGACCGAAGACAATGTTAACGGGGAATCAGATGGAACTGGCACTCCTTTTGTGTCCGAAAATACTTGGTATCATATAGCTACTGTTGTTGGAGAAGACAAGTTTCATGTTTATGTAAATGGAGATATTTACTGGGCTTGGACACCAAACAATGATTTTTCATGGGCAAATATAAATTCAGATACGGCATACTTTGGTATAGGGAGGAGTTACAATATAGGTAGTGATTGCAAACTTGACGAAGTCCGCATCTGGTCTCGTCCATTAACCCCAGCTGATATCTTCCAAGAATATTTAAGAGGTCCGTATCTAACTGATTGGGCTTATAAGTACGATGAATGGCAGAGCGAATATGCCTGGGATAGTGGAGATGACGTATTCTATAGTTTTGGTCCTGATAGGGTTACAGGGAGCGCAGATGATATATACCAGAGTGAATAG
- a CDS encoding type II secretion system protein GspG: MIYTRVNRKGDDMRREGFTLLEIIVVIIIVGIFAGVLTPLGNIAIRRTKIRSTEEKMEILDKALASYYESNAGFPADSGLDPNDLTTLETAGYISESEYSDDYAYDAWRVAFQYTYNAGQVSVTIRSFGPDRVESSDDILYIVQAKDIWKKWRRDTQERLRKVNQAVEKYISEGNTVTTGDSSEVLSSELDAADIYDPWGEPYRYDESLSTFYSYGPDSTPSSADEIYPAGVDTAP; encoded by the coding sequence ATGATATATACCAGAGTGAATAGAAAAGGTGATGATATGAGAAGAGAAGGTTTTACATTACTTGAGATAATAGTTGTGATCATTATTGTCGGTATCTTTGCCGGGGTTCTGACTCCTCTTGGTAATATTGCTATCAGGCGTACGAAGATTAGGAGCACAGAAGAGAAGATGGAGATTCTTGATAAAGCTCTGGCTTCATATTATGAGAGTAATGCCGGGTTTCCAGCAGATTCAGGTCTTGACCCCAATGATCTAACCACTTTAGAGACAGCAGGTTATATTAGTGAGTCTGAATACAGTGATGACTATGCCTATGATGCCTGGCGGGTAGCTTTTCAATATACCTACAATGCCGGTCAAGTCAGTGTTACGATACGCTCATTCGGCCCGGATAGAGTAGAGAGTAGTGATGATATTCTCTATATAGTACAGGCTAAAGACATCTGGAAGAAGTGGCGTAGAGATACTCAGGAGAGGCTGAGAAAGGTAAATCAGGCTGTTGAGAAGTATATCTCAGAAGGTAATACTGTTACTACAGGGGACAGTTCTGAAGTTCTATCTTCTGAGCTTGATGCCGCCGACATCTATGACCCCTGGGGAGAACCTTACCGTTATGACGAGAGTCTGTCTACATTTTATAGTTACGGTCCCGATAGTACTCCAAGCAGTGCTGATGAGATCTATCCGGCAGGAGTCGATACAGCGCCATAG
- a CDS encoding type II secretion system protein GspG, producing MSYLYNKIKGVTLIELVVVIIIMGILAGMLTPLAATTIRRAKISNAESKLYALGEALRLYYECNFDLPASDLADLSPEYIRSSEYSGDYAYDAWRKAIVYTKSDSKSATVLSYGPNRVSGGDDITYNVFCSDIYRDYRRATEIELIEVNRAVEDFVRDGYLLSSSITSASADFSTYLTDSDYRYDNWGIRGAPGEDRADGEPYHYDETRKTFYSYGPDGADDSCGDDDILPEGMP from the coding sequence ATGAGCTATCTGTATAATAAGATTAAAGGTGTAACTCTGATAGAGCTTGTTGTTGTTATCATAATAATGGGGATTTTAGCCGGGATGTTAACACCTCTTGCAGCAACGACTATAAGAAGGGCAAAGATATCCAATGCTGAGAGTAAGCTCTATGCTTTAGGTGAAGCGTTAAGGCTTTACTACGAGTGTAATTTCGATTTACCAGCCAGTGATTTAGCAGATCTCTCTCCGGAATATATCAGGTCTTCTGAATATAGCGGTGACTATGCCTACGATGCCTGGAGGAAAGCTATCGTATATACCAAATCGGACTCAAAGAGCGCGACTGTTCTCTCTTATGGGCCAAACAGGGTAAGCGGGGGAGATGACATAACATATAATGTCTTCTGCAGCGATATCTATAGAGACTATCGCAGAGCGACAGAGATTGAGCTGATAGAGGTTAACAGGGCTGTTGAGGATTTTGTAAGGGATGGTTATCTTTTAAGCAGTTCTATTACATCTGCATCGGCTGATTTTAGTACTTATTTAACAGATAGCGATTATAGATATGATAATTGGGGTATTAGAGGTGCTCCAGGTGAAGATAGGGCAGATGGGGAGCCTTACCACTATGATGAGACCAGGAAGACATTCTATAGTTATGGTCCTGACGGAGCTGATGACTCCTGCGGTGATGATGATATTCTACCTGAGGGGATGCCTTAG
- a CDS encoding LamG-like jellyroll fold domain-containing protein, translated as MHRFSRLLVFRYSGDSGITLMELVVAIVISSLIAGTFATIFYNVTTSELKDATRDELDIIAESLLDFYKDLDQFPKDSGAVSTDFLDLERTPTPNSRMDAAVAALQAWRVAAWDGPYIQDKFDDDSYQKDAWQNDYIYDYTYGNDFCVVTSYGPDGVVGGTDNIVVRANAKTIKEDRVRGVQDELDIIQLALADYVRATGSAPSDISSLFEWEVLNLHMDESVWTGAADEVVDNSGMGNNGTAYNGVTTTSSGKVGRAGSFDGSSDYASIADSVSLDIDGAITIEAWVKLTAGYPSSHQMIASKGGVAWYMSIYNNKVFFSPWINGTQTYTQGSEIVSENAWHHVACSWSPATDKYYTYLDGQVDVDVTHSGSSLSTNASNLLISAYASQGDLPFNGIIDEVRIYSVTLSSDEIYQHYINPGYPRDYFDLHDYAFKYDGWESEYALGSMTVGGETVYYFYSCGSDRADDSGADDDIKPRGL; from the coding sequence ATGCATAGATTTAGCCGGCTGTTAGTATTCAGGTATTCTGGAGATTCCGGCATTACCCTTATGGAGCTTGTCGTTGCGATTGTTATCTCCTCACTCATTGCAGGTACTTTTGCTACTATATTCTATAATGTTACAACTTCCGAATTAAAAGATGCGACTAGAGACGAATTAGATATTATAGCCGAATCTTTACTCGATTTTTATAAGGACCTAGATCAGTTCCCTAAAGATTCCGGTGCTGTCAGTACCGACTTTCTTGATTTAGAGAGAACCCCTACGCCTAACAGCAGGATGGATGCAGCTGTTGCTGCTTTACAGGCTTGGAGAGTAGCAGCCTGGGACGGGCCATATATTCAGGATAAGTTTGACGATGATAGTTATCAGAAAGATGCCTGGCAGAATGATTATATTTATGATTATACTTACGGGAATGATTTCTGTGTTGTTACAAGCTATGGTCCAGATGGAGTAGTCGGAGGGACAGATAATATAGTTGTAAGGGCTAATGCCAAAACCATCAAAGAAGACAGAGTACGAGGAGTTCAGGATGAACTTGATATTATTCAGCTTGCATTGGCTGATTATGTAAGAGCAACAGGCTCTGCTCCAAGTGATATCTCAAGCCTATTTGAGTGGGAGGTTTTAAATCTCCATATGGATGAGTCTGTTTGGACTGGGGCAGCAGATGAAGTGGTAGATAATAGCGGTATGGGTAACAATGGTACAGCTTATAATGGAGTAACTACTACAAGTAGTGGGAAAGTGGGACGGGCGGGAAGTTTTGATGGTAGTAGCGATTATGCTAGCATTGCTGATAGTGTTAGCTTGGATATTGATGGTGCAATTACAATTGAGGCATGGGTTAAACTTACAGCTGGATATCCATCTTCACATCAGATGATAGCAAGTAAAGGTGGTGTAGCTTGGTATATGTCTATTTACAATAATAAGGTTTTCTTTTCACCTTGGATAAATGGAACACAAACTTATACGCAGGGATCAGAAATAGTTTCAGAGAATGCATGGCATCATGTTGCTTGCTCATGGAGCCCAGCAACAGATAAATATTATACATATTTAGATGGACAAGTTGATGTTGATGTAACTCATTCTGGAAGCTCTCTTAGCACGAATGCGAGTAATTTGCTTATTAGTGCTTATGCGAGTCAAGGAGACCTCCCGTTTAATGGTATAATCGACGAAGTTCGCATTTATAGCGTAACTCTTTCTTCAGATGAAATCTACCAACACTATATTAACCCAGGATACCCAAGAGATTATTTTGATTTGCATGACTATGCTTTTAAGTATGACGGGTGGGAGAGTGAATATGCTTTAGGTTCAATGACGGTAGGCGGTGAGACAGTCTATTACTTTTACTCCTGCGGCTCAGATAGAGCTGATGATTCCGGAGCAGATGACGATATAAAGCCCAGAGGACTATAG
- the pilM gene encoding pilus assembly protein PilM: protein MKDKKYLGFELSKESLKIIEIEGSSQNDFKIVYYKNIVIPMLTLPGGEKTKDMVVDWDMLLTQLKTEIKDRNYSSSLISLTVPSKDASDVVLTIPLIKGKDIVQFLEREIKKTTVIQEDRNNKIEYLKLGDRTVKTGRVQDILTVLTDADKLKNYLNNFASLGVRPHIFAIKPYALYSLMENLYPEFKNVVLIDVGSELTSMVVIKDGQLKFARSMYITIGSIVEAVSEENNLPEREVADFISQHGFKIESYPETEEGKKYKRSILKFLDRFRAELQRSILFYQEKFGSGDRVSKIVLTGGGLGVADITEFLKERLKLEIETLPIAKRLIAGDDFKSCYSLYASSIGGALISDLKSKFNLAPKVEKDRTGRRIHLEIAVVFLFVYAAIYYLHLGYKNRLSVQKKQLNQIQFEIGSYPGNLEQEYKDVLSKREDFSELEKSFLNLQKPYIEWKGFFTEISNRIDPTMLVVDFWVGFNSEGAMVFQIQGEYEGTYPNAQLVLRKARLSFEESDLFQNIKFEIQRSGKVKIGEIRNYPYTMAGYINSDFLTKREL, encoded by the coding sequence ATGAAGGATAAAAAATATCTCGGTTTTGAATTAAGTAAAGAGAGTCTCAAAATAATTGAGATTGAGGGTTCATCTCAAAATGATTTTAAGATAGTCTACTATAAAAATATAGTTATACCGATGCTTACATTGCCGGGGGGTGAGAAGACAAAAGATATGGTTGTTGATTGGGATATGCTTCTTACCCAGCTTAAGACTGAGATCAAAGATAGAAACTACAGCAGCAGCCTGATATCTCTAACAGTACCCTCGAAAGATGCTTCTGATGTAGTTCTTACTATTCCGCTTATCAAGGGTAAGGATATAGTGCAGTTCTTAGAGCGTGAGATCAAAAAAACAACAGTAATTCAGGAGGATAGAAATAATAAGATTGAATATCTAAAGCTTGGAGATAGAACGGTTAAGACCGGCAGGGTCCAGGATATTTTAACGGTCTTAACGGATGCGGATAAACTGAAGAATTATTTGAATAATTTTGCATCTTTAGGCGTAAGACCGCATATATTTGCAATTAAGCCCTATGCACTTTACAGCCTGATGGAGAATCTCTATCCGGAATTTAAAAATGTTGTTCTTATTGACGTGGGTAGTGAATTGACATCTATGGTTGTAATTAAGGATGGTCAGCTGAAGTTTGCAAGAAGTATGTATATAACCATAGGCAGCATAGTAGAGGCGGTATCAGAGGAGAACAATCTTCCAGAGAGAGAGGTAGCAGATTTTATCAGTCAGCATGGATTTAAAATCGAATCTTATCCTGAGACAGAAGAGGGTAAGAAATATAAGAGGTCTATTTTGAAATTCTTAGATAGGTTCAGGGCTGAATTGCAGAGGTCGATACTATTCTATCAGGAGAAGTTCGGCTCTGGCGATAGAGTCTCTAAGATAGTTCTTACCGGAGGCGGGCTGGGAGTTGCCGATATAACTGAGTTTTTAAAAGAGAGATTGAAGCTGGAGATAGAGACTCTGCCCATTGCAAAGCGGCTTATTGCTGGTGATGATTTTAAGAGCTGTTACTCTCTCTATGCTTCTTCTATCGGCGGAGCTTTAATCTCAGACTTAAAAAGCAAGTTTAACCTCGCGCCTAAAGTAGAGAAAGATAGGACCGGCAGGCGAATACATCTTGAGATAGCGGTGGTATTTCTGTTTGTCTATGCCGCTATATACTATCTTCACCTTGGTTATAAGAACAGGCTCTCTGTACAAAAAAAACAACTTAATCAGATTCAGTTTGAGATAGGGAGTTATCCGGGGAACTTAGAGCAGGAGTATAAAGATGTTTTAAGCAAAAGAGAGGATTTTTCTGAATTGGAAAAGAGTTTCTTGAATTTGCAAAAGCCTTATATTGAATGGAAAGGGTTCTTTACCGAGATCTCAAATCGTATAGACCCAACTATGTTAGTGGTTGATTTCTGGGTAGGGTTTAACAGTGAAGGTGCTATGGTATTTCAGATTCAGGGTGAGTACGAAGGGACCTATCCGAATGCTCAGCTGGTGCTGAGAAAAGCGAGGCTCAGCTTTGAAGAGTCAGACTTATTTCAGAATATTAAATTTGAGATTCAGAGATCCGGCAAAGTTAAGATAGGCGAGATTAGAAACTATCCCTATACTATGGCCGGATATATAAATTCTGATTTCTTAACCAAGAGAGAGCTATGA
- a CDS encoding AEC family transporter: MESLNFNIGLWKALFETALLVLAGYISRRLGVFKGDAVKDLTKFIIYVTLPALIFYSFSSHLNRANLGDCSLFFLVSLIIFLIGFVVGLIFTKSLLKRENLKREFILLNAFQNSGYLPLALVGNLLSPAEAEIAYLYIFSYLVGFNLIMLSFGFYYMHASSEMKLKSFITPAFIASILGIAFALSGLAAGIPDIIIQPIHKLGSTTVPLGMVMLGMILAQSRLFRLEHLRELSVLIFSKLLLIPLVVLVLLKLIKLDGLISFLILLQAAMPSATTLSLIAHFKNAHTEFVSQGIIYTHLFLLLTLPLIFLLF; this comes from the coding sequence ATGGAGAGTTTAAATTTCAATATCGGACTCTGGAAAGCGCTTTTTGAGACAGCACTGCTTGTATTGGCCGGTTATATTAGCCGCAGGCTGGGTGTTTTTAAAGGTGATGCCGTAAAGGATTTAACGAAGTTCATAATCTATGTAACTCTGCCTGCGCTTATTTTTTACTCTTTCAGCTCTCATTTGAATAGAGCTAACCTCGGAGACTGCTCTCTCTTTTTTTTAGTCTCTCTGATTATCTTTCTAATAGGTTTTGTAGTTGGACTTATCTTTACCAAATCTCTCCTCAAAAGAGAAAATTTAAAAAGGGAGTTTATATTATTAAACGCATTTCAAAACTCCGGATATCTTCCTCTGGCTCTGGTTGGAAACCTTCTCTCACCTGCTGAGGCAGAGATTGCGTACCTTTATATATTCTCTTACCTTGTGGGTTTTAATCTCATAATGCTCTCTTTCGGTTTTTACTATATGCATGCCTCATCAGAGATGAAGCTGAAGAGTTTTATTACGCCGGCTTTTATCGCATCTATTCTGGGTATAGCTTTTGCTTTAAGCGGTTTAGCAGCCGGGATTCCAGATATTATTATCCAGCCGATACATAAATTAGGCTCTACTACTGTGCCTCTGGGTATGGTTATGCTGGGAATGATATTGGCTCAATCCAGGCTCTTCAGACTAGAGCACTTGAGGGAGCTTTCGGTTCTGATATTCTCTAAGCTTCTTCTTATACCGCTGGTAGTTTTGGTCTTGTTAAAGCTTATCAAGCTGGATGGTCTGATCTCTTTTTTGATACTGCTTCAGGCTGCCATGCCTTCAGCTACCACTCTATCTCTAATTGCGCATTTTAAAAACGCTCATACAGAGTTTGTCTCTCAAGGTATTATATATACACATCTTTTTTTACTCTTAACTCTGCCGTTAATTTTTTTATTGTTTTAA
- the rsmD gene encoding 16S rRNA (guanine(966)-N(2))-methyltransferase RsmD — protein sequence MQVISGRFKGLRVYAPLRSRISPTSSVVKRAIFDSLRENVNNKVILDLYAGSGALGIEALSRGGIEAVFVENDPDSLNAIGKNIKPLKSVKTEVIAMDAAMAIRFLRGRKFDIIFLDPPYREKVIKSVLLEISECDIVKKDSLLFAEHHKKEIVSGDIGAFRLVKEKKYGETVVSVFTNSV from the coding sequence ATGCAGGTTATCTCTGGAAGATTTAAAGGTTTAAGAGTCTATGCTCCGCTTAGGAGCAGGATCAGTCCCACATCTTCCGTTGTAAAGAGGGCTATATTCGACTCCTTAAGAGAGAATGTTAATAATAAAGTAATTTTGGATCTCTATGCCGGCAGCGGAGCTCTGGGTATCGAAGCCCTTTCACGGGGTGGAATTGAGGCGGTATTTGTTGAAAATGATCCGGACTCTCTAAATGCTATAGGCAAGAATATCAAACCTCTTAAGAGTGTTAAGACTGAGGTTATTGCTATGGATGCGGCTATGGCAATAAGATTCTTAAGGGGCAGGAAGTTTGATATTATCTTTCTGGATCCTCCTTACCGGGAGAAGGTGATTAAATCTGTATTGCTTGAAATCTCTGAATGTGATATAGTAAAAAAGGATTCGCTTCTTTTCGCAGAACATCATAAAAAAGAGATAGTCTCTGGAGATATCGGGGCCTTTAGGTTAGTGAAAGAGAAAAAATACGGTGAGACCGTAGTATCTGTATTTACGAATTCTGTTTGA